The proteins below come from a single Pseudomonas chlororaphis genomic window:
- a CDS encoding recombinase RdgC: protein MWFKNLLIYRLTQDLPVDAEALETALASKLARPCASQELTTYGFVAPFGKGEDARLVHVSQDFLLIAARKEERILPGSVVRDALKEKVEEIEAEQMRKVYKKERDQLKDEIIQAFLPRAFIRRSSTFAAIAPKQGLILVNSASPKRAEDLLSTLREVIGTLPVRPLTVKMAPTAIMTDWVKTQKAADDFFVLDECELRDTHEDGGIVRCKRQDLTSDEIQLHLNTGKVVTQLSLAWQDKLSFVLDDKMVVKRLKFEDLLQDQAEQDGGDEALGQLDASFTLMMLTFGEFLPALVEALGGEEIPQGI from the coding sequence ATGTGGTTCAAGAACCTGCTTATCTATCGCCTGACCCAAGATCTGCCTGTTGATGCCGAGGCGTTGGAAACTGCACTGGCCAGCAAACTGGCGCGTCCATGTGCAAGCCAGGAGTTGACCACGTACGGTTTCGTCGCGCCGTTTGGCAAAGGCGAAGACGCGCGGCTGGTGCATGTCAGCCAGGACTTCCTGCTGATTGCCGCTCGCAAGGAAGAACGCATTCTGCCGGGCAGCGTCGTACGCGATGCCCTGAAGGAAAAGGTCGAGGAAATCGAGGCCGAGCAAATGCGCAAGGTCTATAAGAAGGAGCGTGACCAACTCAAGGATGAAATCATCCAGGCGTTCCTGCCCCGTGCCTTCATTCGCCGCTCGTCCACCTTCGCCGCCATCGCGCCGAAGCAAGGGCTGATCTTGGTGAACTCCGCCAGCCCCAAGCGCGCCGAAGACCTGCTGTCGACCCTGCGTGAAGTCATCGGCACCCTGCCCGTGCGCCCGCTGACGGTCAAAATGGCCCCGACCGCCATCATGACCGACTGGGTCAAGACCCAGAAAGCCGCCGACGATTTCTTCGTGCTGGACGAATGCGAACTGCGTGACACCCACGAAGACGGCGGGATCGTGCGTTGCAAGCGCCAGGACCTGACCAGCGACGAGATCCAGTTGCACCTGAACACCGGCAAGGTGGTCACGCAACTGTCCCTGGCCTGGCAGGACAAACTGTCCTTCGTGCTCGACGACAAGATGGTGGTCAAGCGCCTGAAGTTCGAAGACCTGTTGCAGGACCAGGCCGAGCAGGATGGCGGCGACGAAGCCCTCGGCCAATTGGACGCCAGCTTCACGCTGATGATGTTGACCTTTGGCGAGTTCCTGCCGGCGTTGGTCGAGGCGCTGGGCGGGGAAGAGATTCCGCAGGGGATCTGA
- a CDS encoding sodium transporter, which produces MRALAALSRFVGNTFAYWVLIFAVVAFLLPAWFIDLKGAIVPLLGLVMFGMGLTLKLEDFAEVARHPWRVALGVVAHFVIMPGVAWLLCQVFHLPPEIAVGVILVGCCPSGTSSNVMTWLARGDLALSVAIAAVTTLLAPLLTPALIWLLASAWLPVSFMELFWSILQVVLLPIVLGVVAQRLLGDKVRHAVEVLPLVSVVSIVIIVTAVVAASQAKIAESGLLIMAVVMLHNSFGFLLGYFTGHLFKLPLAQRKSLALEVGMQNSGLGAALASAHFSPLAAVPSALFSVWHNISGALLSTYFRRMSEKQDREALAAKQAVD; this is translated from the coding sequence ATGCGCGCATTGGCAGCATTGAGCCGCTTCGTCGGCAATACCTTCGCTTATTGGGTACTGATTTTCGCGGTGGTGGCGTTCCTGCTACCGGCCTGGTTCATCGACCTGAAAGGCGCCATCGTGCCGCTGCTGGGGCTGGTGATGTTCGGCATGGGCCTGACCCTCAAACTCGAAGACTTCGCCGAGGTCGCCCGTCATCCCTGGCGCGTGGCCCTGGGCGTGGTGGCGCATTTCGTGATCATGCCCGGCGTGGCGTGGTTGCTCTGCCAGGTGTTCCACCTGCCGCCGGAAATCGCCGTCGGCGTCATCCTGGTGGGGTGCTGCCCGAGCGGCACCTCGTCCAATGTCATGACCTGGCTGGCCCGTGGCGACCTGGCCCTGTCGGTCGCCATCGCCGCCGTCACCACCCTGCTCGCGCCGCTGCTGACGCCGGCACTGATCTGGCTGCTGGCTTCGGCCTGGCTGCCGGTGTCGTTCATGGAGCTGTTCTGGTCGATCCTGCAAGTGGTGTTGCTGCCGATCGTCCTGGGCGTGGTCGCACAACGCCTGCTGGGGGACAAGGTTCGCCACGCGGTGGAAGTGTTGCCCCTGGTGTCGGTGGTGAGCATCGTCATCATCGTCACTGCGGTCGTTGCCGCCAGCCAGGCGAAAATAGCCGAATCGGGCCTGCTGATCATGGCGGTGGTGATGCTGCACAACAGCTTCGGCTTCCTGCTGGGCTATTTCACCGGCCACCTGTTCAAGCTACCGCTGGCCCAGCGTAAATCCCTGGCGCTGGAAGTGGGCATGCAGAACTCCGGGTTGGGAGCAGCCCTGGCCAGCGCGCATTTTTCGCCGTTAGCGGCGGTGCCCAGTGCGTTGTTCAGCGTCTGGCACAACATCTCCGGGGCCTTGCTCTCCACTTATTTCCGGCGCATGAGCGAAAAGCAGGACCGCGAGGCGCTCGCCGCGAAGCAGGCGGTGGATTGA
- a CDS encoding molecular chaperone codes for MSWIILFFAGLAEVGWAVGLKYTDGFSRPLPTALTIAAMVISLGLLGLAMKELPLGTAYAIWTGVGAVGTVIAGIILFGESMALVRLASVALIVAGLIGLKVSA; via the coding sequence ATGTCCTGGATCATTCTGTTTTTTGCCGGCCTGGCCGAAGTTGGCTGGGCGGTCGGCCTGAAGTACACCGACGGTTTCAGCCGCCCGCTCCCCACTGCACTGACGATTGCCGCCATGGTGATCAGCCTCGGCCTGCTCGGCCTGGCCATGAAGGAATTGCCCCTGGGCACGGCCTATGCGATCTGGACCGGGGTCGGCGCCGTGGGCACGGTCATCGCCGGGATCATTCTGTTTGGTGAGTCGATGGCGCTGGTTCGGTTGGCCAGCGTGGCGCTAATCGTGGCGGGGCTGATCGGGCTGAAGGTCAGCGCATAA
- a CDS encoding glycerol acyltransferase, which translates to MSHPSQFTLLRTRRFLPFFITQSLGAFNDNVFKQSLILAILYRLTIEGDRSIWVNLCALLFILPFFLFSALAGQFGEKFAKDALIRLIKLGEIVIMAVGAVGFLFDHLSLMLVALFAMGTHSALFGPVKYSILPQALREDELVGGNGLVEMGTFLAILAGTIGAGIMMSSAHYAPVVSSAIVGIAVLGYLASRSIPRAAAASPQMRLNWNIFSQSWATLKLGLGQTPAVSRSIVGNSWFWFVGAIYLTQIPAYAKEWMHGDETVVTLILTVFSVGIALGSMLCERLSGRKVEIGLVPFGSFGLTVFGLLLWWHSGGIPDSVQGHGWLEVLGFGHAWLVLIDILGLGVFGGFYIVPLYALIQSRTAENERARVIAANNILNALFMVVSAIVSIVLLSVAKLSIPQLFLVVSLLNVGVNAYIFKIVPEFSMRFMIWLLSHSMYRVEHRNLDAIPDEGAALLVCNHVSFVDALLIGGAVRRPIRFVMYYKIYNLPVLNFIFRTAGTIPIAGRQEDIHIYEKAFKRIAQYLAEGELVCIFPEGKLTADGEINEFKSGLTRILQETPVPVIPLALQGLWGSFFSRDPAKGLFRRLWSRVTLVAGPAVAVELAEPAKLQALVGELRGSVR; encoded by the coding sequence ATGAGTCACCCCTCGCAGTTCACCTTGCTACGCACGCGGCGTTTCCTGCCGTTCTTCATCACCCAGTCCCTGGGTGCGTTCAACGACAACGTGTTCAAGCAGTCGCTGATTCTCGCGATCCTTTATCGGCTGACCATCGAGGGCGACCGTTCGATTTGGGTCAACCTGTGTGCGTTGCTGTTCATCCTGCCGTTCTTCCTGTTCTCGGCTCTGGCTGGGCAGTTTGGGGAAAAATTCGCCAAGGATGCGTTGATCCGCCTGATCAAGCTGGGCGAGATCGTCATCATGGCGGTCGGCGCGGTGGGTTTTCTGTTCGATCACCTGTCGCTGATGCTGGTGGCGCTGTTCGCCATGGGCACCCATTCGGCGCTGTTCGGCCCGGTGAAATATTCGATCCTGCCGCAAGCCTTGCGTGAGGATGAGCTGGTCGGCGGCAATGGCCTGGTGGAAATGGGCACCTTCCTGGCGATCCTCGCCGGCACCATCGGCGCGGGGATCATGATGTCCTCGGCGCATTACGCGCCGGTGGTGTCGAGCGCCATCGTCGGCATCGCCGTGCTCGGCTACCTGGCCAGCCGCAGCATCCCGCGCGCGGCGGCGGCCTCGCCGCAGATGCGCCTGAACTGGAACATCTTCAGCCAATCCTGGGCCACCCTGAAACTGGGCCTGGGGCAAACCCCGGCGGTGTCCCGTTCGATTGTCGGCAACTCGTGGTTTTGGTTCGTCGGGGCGATCTACCTGACGCAAATCCCGGCCTACGCCAAAGAGTGGATGCACGGTGATGAAACCGTGGTCACCCTGATCCTGACGGTGTTCTCGGTGGGGATCGCGCTGGGGTCGATGCTCTGTGAGCGGCTCTCCGGGCGCAAGGTCGAGATCGGCCTGGTGCCGTTCGGTTCGTTCGGGTTGACGGTGTTCGGGCTGTTGCTGTGGTGGCACTCCGGCGGGATTCCCGACAGCGTCCAGGGGCATGGCTGGCTCGAGGTGCTCGGCTTCGGTCATGCCTGGCTGGTGCTGATCGACATCCTCGGCCTCGGTGTCTTCGGTGGCTTCTACATCGTGCCGTTGTACGCGCTGATCCAGTCCCGCACCGCCGAAAACGAGCGGGCCCGGGTGATCGCCGCCAACAACATTCTCAATGCCTTGTTCATGGTGGTGTCGGCCATCGTGTCCATCGTGTTGCTGAGCGTCGCCAAGCTGTCGATCCCGCAGCTGTTCCTGGTGGTGTCGCTGCTCAACGTCGGCGTAAACGCCTACATCTTCAAAATCGTGCCCGAGTTCAGCATGCGCTTCATGATCTGGCTGCTGAGCCATTCGATGTACCGCGTGGAGCATCGCAACCTGGACGCGATTCCCGATGAAGGCGCGGCGTTGCTGGTCTGCAACCACGTGTCGTTCGTCGATGCCTTGCTGATTGGCGGCGCGGTGCGTCGGCCGATTCGCTTCGTGATGTACTACAAGATCTACAACCTGCCGGTGCTGAACTTCATCTTCCGCACGGCCGGGACGATTCCGATTGCCGGGCGCCAGGAAGACATCCACATCTACGAAAAGGCCTTCAAGCGCATCGCCCAGTACCTCGCGGAGGGCGAATTGGTGTGCATCTTCCCGGAAGGCAAACTGACCGCCGATGGTGAGATCAATGAGTTCAAGAGCGGCCTGACCCGCATTCTCCAGGAAACCCCGGTGCCGGTGATTCCGCTGGCATTGCAGGGCCTGTGGGGCAGCTTCTTCAGTCGTGACCCGGCCAAGGGGCTGTTTCGCCGGTTGTGGTCGCGTGTGACCCTGGTGGCAGGGCCGGCAGTGGCGGTGGAGCTGGCGGAGCCGGCCAAGTTGCAGGCGTTGGTAGGCGAGTTGCGCGGGAGTGTCAGGTAG
- a CDS encoding C4-dicarboxylate ABC transporter has translation MPCCAAKTRLRPLSHLPRPLEAIRQFTPNWFAVTMGTGVLALALAQWPGSVPALRVVGEGLWVFNTLLFILFAGLYAARWWLFFDEARRIFGHSTVSMFFGTIPMGLATLINGLLVFGLPRWGDAVVPLAQALWWVDVAMSLACGVLIPFLMFTRQEHRIDQMTAVWLLPVVAAEVAAASGGLLAPHLADAHAQLIMLITSYVLWAFSLPVAFSILTILLLRMALHKLPHENMAASSWLALGPIGTGALGMLLLGGEAPLIFAANGLPGVGEIAAGLGLVAGITLWGLGFWWMLMALLITARYLREGIPFNLGWWGFTFPLGVYALTTLKLADLLGLGFFDVFGSVLVVLLALMWLIVGRRTVMGAWHGELFVSPCIAGLAK, from the coding sequence ATGCCATGCTGTGCCGCCAAGACCCGCTTGCGTCCCCTGAGCCATTTGCCCAGGCCACTGGAAGCCATTCGCCAATTCACCCCCAACTGGTTCGCCGTCACCATGGGCACCGGCGTGCTGGCGCTGGCCTTGGCGCAATGGCCGGGGAGCGTGCCGGCCTTGCGTGTGGTGGGTGAAGGGTTGTGGGTGTTCAATACGCTGCTGTTCATCCTGTTCGCCGGGCTGTATGCGGCCCGTTGGTGGTTGTTCTTCGATGAAGCGCGAAGGATTTTCGGCCACTCAACGGTCTCGATGTTCTTCGGTACCATTCCCATGGGGCTGGCGACCCTCATCAACGGCTTGCTGGTGTTCGGGCTGCCACGCTGGGGTGACGCCGTGGTGCCGTTGGCGCAAGCGCTGTGGTGGGTTGACGTAGCCATGTCCCTGGCCTGCGGTGTGCTGATTCCCTTCCTGATGTTCACTCGCCAGGAACACCGGATCGACCAGATGACCGCGGTATGGCTGCTGCCGGTGGTGGCCGCTGAAGTCGCCGCCGCCAGCGGCGGGCTGTTGGCGCCGCACTTGGCCGACGCCCACGCGCAACTGATCATGTTGATCACCAGCTACGTGCTCTGGGCCTTTTCCCTGCCGGTGGCGTTCAGCATCCTGACGATCCTGCTACTGCGCATGGCCTTGCACAAACTGCCTCACGAAAACATGGCGGCGTCGAGCTGGCTGGCCCTTGGCCCAATCGGCACCGGTGCCCTGGGCATGTTGCTGCTGGGTGGCGAGGCTCCGTTGATCTTCGCTGCCAATGGCCTGCCAGGCGTGGGTGAAATCGCCGCCGGACTCGGTTTGGTGGCGGGCATCACCCTGTGGGGGCTGGGGTTCTGGTGGATGTTGATGGCCCTGCTGATCACCGCGCGATACCTGCGTGAGGGCATCCCGTTCAATCTCGGTTGGTGGGGCTTTACCTTTCCCTTGGGGGTGTATGCGCTGACCACCCTGAAACTGGCGGACCTGTTGGGGTTGGGTTTCTTCGACGTGTTCGGCAGCGTGCTGGTGGTGTTGCTGGCGCTGATGTGGCTGATTGTCGGCCGGCGCACGGTGATGGGGGCCTGGCACGGCGAGCTGTTTGTGTCACCGTGCATTGCCGGATTGGCAAAATAA